TTGATTGCAGAAACCGCCAAGGTCTTCGGCGTCAATCACGGCGGCGACGAAGCCAAAACCGTTTTTGCAGAAGCTCTCAAACGGTTGGTTCGGGAGAGAAAACTAGTCTGTAGAGAAGACGGCATTATCTCCGCCGCCTAACCCCCTAATTTTGGTTTAATTTTTTTATTAGCAGGGGCAAATCGGTTAGGGACGTTATGATATAGTTTGCGCCGCTTGTCATAAGTTGCTCTTTGGTGGAAAAGCCCGTAGGGTACCCGACGGATAGGGCTTTCAATTCTTTAGCGCTCTGCATATCTACTGTGCTGTCGCCGACTATGACTGTGGCTTCTTTGGCTGCCTTGAGCGTGTTTAATGCAACCTCAAACTGTTCAATGTGGGGTTTAACGTCTTTTACTTTGTCTCGTGCAACCAAAACCTGGAAGTATTCTGCTATTTTGAATCGGTTGAGGATGTAAGCGGCTGCTTTTTCACTGTTAGAAGTGCATAAGCCAATTTTGAGGTTCAACCGTTGAAGCTCCTTGAGCGTTTCTGCAACGCCTGGAAGCAAACTGGTGGTTTCGGCGGCTTCTAACTCGTATTTTTCGGCAAGCGCCAAAGAGTGAGTGCGGAGTTCCTCGAAGATTTCGGGGTTTTTGGCTTTTCTTGTGTATAGCTGGGTTTTTTTGAGCATCTCAAAGATGCTTTCGTTAACTTTAAGCACGGAGGGTGGGATATTTTTTTGTATGAGGTAGCTGCGGACTTCGCCTCGGAGGGCTTTGTAGTCTAAGTTAAAGGTGGCAAGTGTTCCGTCTAAATCAAATATTACCGCTTCGATGGGCATCTTGGTCTGCTGCTCCATTATGGGTCGTTATAGAACGGGGGGTTAGACGTGCGTGACAAGAGATATACTTTGTGGTAAAACCGCCTTTCGACTCAGCGAACGCTTGTTTGCAGCATTCAAAAAGATGGCTGGGCGGCTACTTGGTTACAATCACTTTTATGGGCTTCTCTTGGGGGTTCTCCACCGCCGCCAAAGCTTTCTCAAAGTCTTCAAGCTTAAACCGATGCGTAATGAGTCCCTTGACGTCGACGAGTTTGCGTGCAATCAACTCAACCGCCAAAGGATACTCCACAGGCGAAATGTACATCGTGAAGAAATGGGCTTCGTCAGCGTCTTCTAAGTTCAAGTAGCCCTTGGATTCCCCGATTAACGCCACTTTGCCTGCTTTACGCACCAGAAAAGGCGTTTGCTCCACAGTTTTTTGGGTGCCTGCTGCTTCAATGACAAAATCTGAGCCCAGTTTGGTGACTTTGCGCACCGTTTTGATAACGTCTTCATTGGCAGCGTTTACGACCACGTCGGCTCCATACTTTTCAGAGAGCTCTAAGCGGTAATCCTCTAAATCCACAGCGATGACTCGGCAGCCATTCATCAAAGCCACTTGTGTCATTAGCAGCCCAATGGCACCCTGTCCAAGCACTGTAAC
The DNA window shown above is from Candidatus Bathyarchaeota archaeon and carries:
- a CDS encoding HAD family hydrolase, whose protein sequence is MEQQTKMPIEAVIFDLDGTLATFNLDYKALRGEVRSYLIQKNIPPSVLKVNESIFEMLKKTQLYTRKAKNPEIFEELRTHSLALAEKYELEAAETTSLLPGVAETLKELQRLNLKIGLCTSNSEKAAAYILNRFKIAEYFQVLVARDKVKDVKPHIEQFEVALNTLKAAKEATVIVGDSTVDMQSAKELKALSVGYPTGFSTKEQLMTSGANYIITSLTDLPLLIKKLNQN
- a CDS encoding zinc-binding dehydrogenase, yielding MKAAVYRGTQKIHIEDVAEPKVKANQVLVNFKAGGICGTDMHIYRGDWKWMRKGRIIGHDACGNRTDNGERVVMVPIVNCGHCFFCLRGLPTYCVRGKFYGLTRDGFFAESKAMLPRSIIPIPQEVSDEEAAVVEPVALALRVLNSLQPNLGDWVTVLGQGAIGLLMTQVALMNGCRVIAVDLEDYRLELSEKYGADVVVNAANEDVIKTVRKVTKLGSDFVIEAAGTQKTVEQTPFLVRKAGKVALIGESKGYLNLEDADEAHFFTMYISPVEYPLAVELIARKLVDVKGLITHRFKLEDFEKALAAVENPQEKPIKVIVTK